The nucleotide sequence TTAGCAAAATCAATCACATAGTTATGATCAATTCTATAAAAATTTTCTTTTGTCTTTGCCTTTTTGATAGTAGTACCCAAGGCACAAAAGGCGTGCATCTTCACTTCCTTAGCTTCCAAAACAGCTATCAACCCATGATTTCCGCCTCCAAAATCATCCTCTCTCAATTTATCAAGTAAACTAGTTTGTTCGATCTTGTCAAAATCCACTTGCAACTGCACCAGTTTGGGATGCTTAAAAGCCAATTCCCTACGGGCAATAGTGAGCACATAATCGTATTCTTTCGCTTTAAACAACTGGTGTAACAGCTGAACACCAATCAGGCCAGAGGCTCCAGAAACTAAGGCTATGGATTTCATATGGATCGTATTAGCTTATTAGCGCTATCAACTCCTCCTCAAGCGCTTTGTTTTTATTTTTGGCATACCAAAGATGGATTTTCTTCTTAAATTCTTCTGGAGAAACTCCTTTTGGATCCTTTTTATATTCTGACATCATTTCCTGTAATTCCCTTGGACGCGGTCCCCACTCAAACTGCTCTTCTAAATCCCCTGCATCCAAAGCTATCAACTTTGGAATGGATCTTCCTCCATTGGTCAAATATTGGTCCATGACTGCAAGATGCCGATCACGCAAAATATATCGTACTTCAATTTTATCAGTATTCGCTGCCAGCTTTTCAAAATAAGGCACAATTTGGGCGGCATCTCCGCACCAACCTTCCGTGATGACCAACCAAATTTGTTTTCTATTAATCGACTTTACCAGATTGGCAGCTTCTTCGCTCACCTTCGCCGTTTTATCCCACCTTTTCATTCTCTGCAAATTCAGTAGGGTAAAGTCCAACATCCCTTCAGAATGATTCTCCCCAGTAGTTTTATTTTCTGATAATAGTTGGTCAATCAATTCCCTGTACTGGGAGTAATTCATAGCATTTGAAATTACTTCAGGAGTAATTACGGAAGTTGAAATACTCATATCGTCCTATTTATTTTCAGGACTTAACGATAATTATTAAATCTTGGTTCTTTCCCAATCCAAAAAGTTTTGGATATCATGCTGTATGCTTTTAGTGATCGCCAGCAAAACAGAAAGATCATCCAAATAGCCTAGTCCCAGAATAAAATCCGGAATTAAATCCAAAGGCATAATAAAATACAGCAAGCCCAAAACCAATAAGGTCAAAGTCTTTGGGGAAAAACTTCTGTATTCATTATTACAGTAAGCTTTTACCATTCTGACTAATACTGATATATAGAGTTTAGCTTCTTGGACCGTCGGGTTGTCTGCAACTACTTGCAGTTTGTCACTGACCTTATGGACAAGGTTTTCCAGTTTTTCCTTGCTTCTGGCGATCCTGTCCGCTTTGGACTGGTACAATCCTTTGGCCTTATCTAACAGCTTACTTGGTTCCAGGTTTCTGTATCGCATTATATTATAATTTAGAAATATACCCTGATTTCAGATTTCACTTGTTTAAGTGCAAAAGAAATGCCATCATTTTTTTGCTCTAAAGAATGCTGAAACACTCTTTTAGCCAATTCAACGCCCTTTTCATCAGGATTAACCTCCTGCATGGAACGATTGACCAAGGTTACCACTTCTTCCACGGCCGTTTTTACACTATCCCATGTTTCATCAGAAAAATAAATCTGCTGGGCCATATTATGGTTAAACTCTTCTCTGATCTCACTCAACAGCAATCCATGAAGTTCTCGGGCAGAATAAGGCTGATTATTCACCCTTCTCACCAGATTATTAGGAGTCAACCGTTCTAACAACAAACAAAGCCGCTCACTTGCCTGCAAGCGCAAAGGAAGTATAATATCTGTGTTTTTGGTTTTTAAAGTAATTAATCTTGCCTCTCTCTCCTTGGATAAAAAAGACACCACTACCAAATACATGCCATAAATCACCAATCCAGCAGGAATGATGATCTTCATTAGTTCAACAAAATACTCCATTTACTTAATTTGATTTATACTCGAATATCTAAAATATTTCAAAGAGAAGTTGATTATTTGTGATTATTTTTGAACTAAAGAATCATCTAGAACATTAATCAGGCATGCTAATACCGATTACCATTACAGATAAAGCCCAATTAGAGATCAAAAATATCATCAATAACAAAAACATCCCCGGAGATTACGCGCTGAGGGTCGGTGTAAAAGGTGGTGGCTGCGGTGGAATGTCCTACGCCTTGGGATTTGACAAAGCTAAGGAAGACGACCAACAGTTTGAACTTCACGGCATCCAAGTGCTCATTGAAAAGAGGCATATCATGTTCCTAATGGGCATGGAAATTGATTTTTACGAAGGCAGTGAAGCTAGGGGCTTTACTTTCGTTAATCCTGATATCCCCAAAAGACATGATGTGGAAGATTAAACGATTATCATGATGAAAAACATCCTGTTTTCACTACTGTTCTTAGCCCTGGTCCATTACAATTCCTCGGCCCAAGAAATTATTCAACAAGATGATGTTGGGTTCTCCAAGGGTAAAATGACAGATTTAGCTTGGATGGTTGGTTTCTGGAAAGGTCCTGGACTCAATGGAGAATGTGAAGAACTGTGGATGCCACAACAGGACAATACCATGATGGGAGTATTCCGCTATATCGAAGAGGGTAAGCTGATCTTCACAGAATATATGGCTATTGCTGAAGAAGCAGGAAAGATAAACCTAAAAGTCAAACACTTTAGTGCTAATTTCTCTCCTTGGGAAGAAAAAGACGAATGGATTAATTTTCCGCTGATAAAAACTGAAGGACAAACTGCTTACTTTAATGGCTTGACCATTCAAAGAGTTGGTGATCAAATGACCATAAAACTGTCCATGAAGCATGATGGAAAATCTTCCATTACCACTTTTGAGTATAAAAAGGTTAATTTATGATAAACCTTCAAAAGCCGGTTTGACATTGGACCAAAATTCATCCAAGGCAATAATACGGGGTTTTAAGAAGGAGATAATATCAGACCAGCGATCCTTATCCATCACATTGACCCCATCCAGTCTTTTTTCAATTTTTGAGGTAACCTTTCCATAGTCATCCACTGAATGAAGCTGCCAATCCCATTCTTCTTCAAGGGTAGCATGTAGTATTTTCTTAAAAGACTCAAATTGTTCAAACACCAATTCCTGCAATTCGGTATCATTATGGTTGATCTCGATTCCAATGGAGCAAAAGTCTCTTTCTGCTTTCATCCTGAAAAACACCTGACTGACATGGGTTTTGTAATTTTGCCAGTTGACACGAATTCCATCAGCTGAGGGGACGGGTTTCATATATTGCCCAAAAGTGGTCCAAAAATCCTTTTTGGTTTTTGTAATCTCTGCTCGCTTGTACACTTATTGATAATCTTCTGGATAAGAAACTTTTACTACAGAGTAATTGACCACTCCGCCAAGTGCCGGATTATGCTTTTTAATAATTATATCCACTCCTTTCAAAGCGGGATATTCTTTCAAGATATCCTGCAACATCAAATGGCCTAGATGTTCCAAAAGCTTCACGGGCTCTTCCATATGTGATTTGGCTATCTGATACAGCTTGGCATAATCCACCGTTTCACTCAAGTCATCCTCCAACATGGCCTTTCTAAAATTGGTATCAACATGGATATCAACCGTAAACCTATTTCCAAGCTTCTTCTCCTCAGTAAAAACACCATGGAAAGCATGGAACTCAATCCCTTCTAATGATACTTTTCCCATTAATCAAATTGGTCAAAAAATGATCCGCTAGTCTTTTTATTCTCTGTGATTTCTGGTTTTTCTTCCTTCTTTTCTGGCAGTATGCTCTCTTTGTATTTCGAGGTCTCATCCGCCTCATTAGGAACTTCATCTTTCACCTGTACTTCATTGGAAGATGTATCCTGCTCTTCTTCGTTGGTTGGTTCCTGGCTTTCTGTTACAGGTTCATTTTCTACCGCATTTACCTCTTCATGCTGCTCTAGAGCTTCAATTGGCGCTGGAGACTCCTCTTTTTTGGTTTCAATGACAAAAGTATGTGATTTCTCTCTAGGCATTGAAACAGCCTTCTCCTCCTCGGATTTAAAATTTGGCATCTGTCTACTCAATTCCTTCACAGCCTTGGTATGCACCTCCAAGTTGATCCGCTTAATATCCTCTTGAGATTGTTTTACATTTTCAAGACTATCTGTAGCCAAGTTTTTCAAATTTCGCACAACAATTTCCCTCTGGGCCAATAAATCTTCATAACTTTCCACAAGAGAATTGACCTCTGCTTTCAAGTCTTCTACGATATTTTTAGCCCTGCCGTCTGCCTCATCTATAATATTCCTTGCCTTGGATTTCGCTTCAGAGATCATGGCATCAGCATTCATCTGCGCCTCTTTGAGAATGAGTTCTGCCGTTTTATTGGCCTGCTCGATCATGCTGGCACCAGTATCTTCCGCGGCCTTTAAGGTTTTAAAAAGCGAATCCTCTACTTCCCTGAGTTTGGCAGATTCCTTTTCTACCTGATCAAGCTTGATTTTCAACTCCCTTTTCTCATCCATTTCTTTTTCCCATTCCTGAGAAAGAGAAACCAAAAAAGAGCTTACTTCATCTTTATCGTATCCACGAAAATTTTTCTCAAAGGATTTTTGGCGAATTTCTAATGGTGTTATTTTCATATACATGATTAAAGTTCTACTTCCCAAATGGAAATGGTACGGTCATCACTAATAGCGATAATTTGCTGACTGTACCTACTCCATAGTACCTTGTTTACGGATGTCCCATGCCCAGCATGCCGTGATTTATCTATCACCTTTTTCAGCTGAAAAGTAGCACTTTCCCAGAGCTTGATGGACTTGTCCATACTACAAGTTACAAAATATTTGCCATCTTCTCGAAAGTCCAAATAGTTGATCGCATACATATGCGCCACAATACTTTCCAGCTCTTGGTATAGTCCGGCATTCCAGATTTTAAGTTGCGCATCTCGCCCCCCACTTATCAAAAATTCACCATTGGGAGAATAGGACAAAGCAAAAACCGAATTTGTGTGACCATCCAATTTGACAATGGGTGAAAAATCTTTCAGATCAAAAACCTTAACCGTATTATCGCTTGCTCCCACGGCTAAATGGCCTTTTCCTTGATCAATATCCATTACACGGATATTTTTTTCTCCCAATTTAATATGCTTTATAACGGACCGTTCATTGACATCCAAGACAGTAATAATACCATCACCTGTACCAACGAATGCCTTATCATTATAAACTTTAATATCGAATATAGATTGATCGGTGATTTTCAATGACCAAATTTCCTGATTTGTATTTAAATCAATTACATGGACCCCTTCAAAATTATGACCAATAAAAAGCAGGTTCCGCTCCTGATCCACTTCCAAAGCATACACAGAATGGGGAAGTTTGGCGATGAGTTTCCCATCTTTGGGAGCATCAAGATCCCACTGCACGACCATCCCATCTCCAGCTCCTGTATAAAAATATCGTGGATTTTTCCCCTCGGCCAAGGCATAAATACTATCGTTGTGCCCAGTTAGGGTATATAGTTTACTTACTTGAATTTTTGACATATATTGCACTTTCAACATCTTATTCACCACACCAACTCAATGCAAGCAAAAATAGAAAAAATTAACCCTTTATCGGCCTTGGCTGTCAAGAATATTGATGAACAGGAGAACAAACCTGTAGACTTCCTAAGCTTCAGGGAAAAGCTTTCTTTTGCCAATATAAGTCATCCTGAAAAAAAGAAAGAATGGAAAGGGGCAAGACTGGCCATCAAAACGGCTTTGGACACCATCAATATGAGCTACCCTGGCTTCTATAAGGATGAACACGGAAAATCCTACCCTATGGATGGATATGGAAATGTTTCCCTTACCCATACACAAGGCTTGGCCGCCGCCATATTTCATAAAGAAATGCCGGTTGGTATAGACTTGGATTATGTCAAGGAAAAAGTGGTAAGGTTAGGACCTAAATTCCTCGACCCTTCGGAAATTGAATTCCTTAATAATGACCCTGTATTGTATACCATCGCATGGTCTGCGAAAGAATCTATTTTTAAATGTCAAGGAAGAAAAGGCATCAGCTTAAGACAACATATTCTTCTCAATCCATTCAATATAGACGACAATATCATAAAAGGAAAAATTCACGGAACAGACTTTGCAGACCATTTCTATACGGTAAAAGTGGAAAGACAAAACGATCTGGTATTAACTTATAC is from Echinicola marina and encodes:
- a CDS encoding 4'-phosphopantetheinyl transferase family protein, encoding MQAKIEKINPLSALAVKNIDEQENKPVDFLSFREKLSFANISHPEKKKEWKGARLAIKTALDTINMSYPGFYKDEHGKSYPMDGYGNVSLTHTQGLAAAIFHKEMPVGIDLDYVKEKVVRLGPKFLDPSEIEFLNNDPVLYTIAWSAKESIFKCQGRKGISLRQHILLNPFNIDDNIIKGKIHGTDFADHFYTVKVERQNDLVLTYTIW
- a CDS encoding NAD-dependent epimerase/dehydratase family protein, which translates into the protein MKSIALVSGASGLIGVQLLHQLFKAKEYDYVLTIARRELAFKHPKLVQLQVDFDKIEQTSLLDKLREDDFGGGNHGLIAVLEAKEVKMHAFCALGTTIKKAKTKENFYRIDHNYVIDFAKWAHRWGASKFLYVSALGADQLSSIFYNKVKGEVEEDLKVIPFEYLGIFRPSILLGHRKETRIGESIGKAVMKAVTSVGLFKKYKPIYDHQVAKAMVHQALNDELEMVKVIESKQMQIFE
- a CDS encoding WD40 repeat domain-containing protein, whose product is MSKIQVSKLYTLTGHNDSIYALAEGKNPRYFYTGAGDGMVVQWDLDAPKDGKLIAKLPHSVYALEVDQERNLLFIGHNFEGVHVIDLNTNQEIWSLKITDQSIFDIKVYNDKAFVGTGDGIITVLDVNERSVIKHIKLGEKNIRVMDIDQGKGHLAVGASDNTVKVFDLKDFSPIVKLDGHTNSVFALSYSPNGEFLISGGRDAQLKIWNAGLYQELESIVAHMYAINYLDFREDGKYFVTCSMDKSIKLWESATFQLKKVIDKSRHAGHGTSVNKVLWSRYSQQIIAISDDRTISIWEVEL
- a CDS encoding DUF6265 family protein — its product is MMKNILFSLLFLALVHYNSSAQEIIQQDDVGFSKGKMTDLAWMVGFWKGPGLNGECEELWMPQQDNTMMGVFRYIEEGKLIFTEYMAIAEEAGKINLKVKHFSANFSPWEEKDEWINFPLIKTEGQTAYFNGLTIQRVGDQMTIKLSMKHDGKSSITTFEYKKVNL
- a CDS encoding DUF7935 family protein, whose amino-acid sequence is MEYFVELMKIIIPAGLVIYGMYLVVVSFLSKEREARLITLKTKNTDIILPLRLQASERLCLLLERLTPNNLVRRVNNQPYSARELHGLLLSEIREEFNHNMAQQIYFSDETWDSVKTAVEEVVTLVNRSMQEVNPDEKGVELAKRVFQHSLEQKNDGISFALKQVKSEIRVYF
- a CDS encoding thioredoxin family protein, whose translation is MSISTSVITPEVISNAMNYSQYRELIDQLLSENKTTGENHSEGMLDFTLLNLQRMKRWDKTAKVSEEAANLVKSINRKQIWLVITEGWCGDAAQIVPYFEKLAANTDKIEVRYILRDRHLAVMDQYLTNGGRSIPKLIALDAGDLEEQFEWGPRPRELQEMMSEYKKDPKGVSPEEFKKKIHLWYAKNKNKALEEELIALIS
- a CDS encoding HesB/IscA family protein; translation: MLIPITITDKAQLEIKNIINNKNIPGDYALRVGVKGGGCGGMSYALGFDKAKEDDQQFELHGIQVLIEKRHIMFLMGMEIDFYEGSEARGFTFVNPDIPKRHDVED
- a CDS encoding YkvA family protein, which gives rise to MRYRNLEPSKLLDKAKGLYQSKADRIARSKEKLENLVHKVSDKLQVVADNPTVQEAKLYISVLVRMVKAYCNNEYRSFSPKTLTLLVLGLLYFIMPLDLIPDFILGLGYLDDLSVLLAITKSIQHDIQNFLDWERTKI
- a CDS encoding DUF4268 domain-containing protein → MYKRAEITKTKKDFWTTFGQYMKPVPSADGIRVNWQNYKTHVSQVFFRMKAERDFCSIGIEINHNDTELQELVFEQFESFKKILHATLEEEWDWQLHSVDDYGKVTSKIEKRLDGVNVMDKDRWSDIISFLKPRIIALDEFWSNVKPAFEGLS
- a CDS encoding DivIVA domain-containing protein, which translates into the protein MYMKITPLEIRQKSFEKNFRGYDKDEVSSFLVSLSQEWEKEMDEKRELKIKLDQVEKESAKLREVEDSLFKTLKAAEDTGASMIEQANKTAELILKEAQMNADAMISEAKSKARNIIDEADGRAKNIVEDLKAEVNSLVESYEDLLAQREIVVRNLKNLATDSLENVKQSQEDIKRINLEVHTKAVKELSRQMPNFKSEEEKAVSMPREKSHTFVIETKKEESPAPIEALEQHEEVNAVENEPVTESQEPTNEEEQDTSSNEVQVKDEVPNEADETSKYKESILPEKKEEKPEITENKKTSGSFFDQFD
- the folB gene encoding dihydroneopterin aldolase, encoding MGKVSLEGIEFHAFHGVFTEEKKLGNRFTVDIHVDTNFRKAMLEDDLSETVDYAKLYQIAKSHMEEPVKLLEHLGHLMLQDILKEYPALKGVDIIIKKHNPALGGVVNYSVVKVSYPEDYQ